One Lycium barbarum isolate Lr01 chromosome 5, ASM1917538v2, whole genome shotgun sequence genomic window carries:
- the LOC132640966 gene encoding palmitoyl-acyl carrier protein thioesterase, chloroplastic-like isoform X1 — protein sequence MMLVTAATGAFFSVANHSPESRGVNSKKSSFGSLQVNSNSPRRTVLNQLPDWSTAITTASLAQRMMLDWKHKHNDTFGLGKLIQDGFVFRQSFIIRSYEVGPDRAASIQTMMNHLQETALSHAKCIVLMDAGFGSTPEMSKRNLIWVVAKMQVLVDRYPTWGDVVQIDTWVTASGKNGMRRDWLVCDSNTGDILMRASSLWVMMNKETRKLSKMPDKVRTEIEGVFVDSPPLLDGDSRKLPKLDETTADNTRTGLSPGWSDLDVNQHVNNVKYIGWILEILGQCVLLQSVPIQILEGYELAGMTLEYRRECRRESVLQALTSVLQNADSDLANSSNVECQHLLRLESGEDVVKGMTEWRPRFANRINNNGQFPEVM from the exons ATGATGTTGGTAACTGCTGCTACAGGTGCATTTTTCTCTGTTGCAAATCATTCACCTGAATCACGAGGAGTCAATTCTAAGAAGTCTTCTTTTGGTAGCTTACAAGTTAACTCCAATTCTCCTCGGAGGACAGTTCTGAATCAGTTACCTGATTGGAGCACTGCCATCACTACAGCTTCTTTGGCGCAACGGATGATGCTTGATTGGAAGCACAAGCACAATGACACTTTTGGACTGGGAAAGCTCATCCAAGATGGCTTTGTTTTTCGTCAAAGTTTCATCATCAGGTCTTATGAAGTAGGACCTGATAGGGCCGCATCTATACAAACCATGATGAATCATTTGCAG GAAACCGCTCTAAGCCACGCAAAGTGTATAGTACTCATGGATGCTGGATTTGGTTCAACTCCAGAAATGTCCAAGAGAAATTTGATTTGGGTTGTAGCAAAGATGCAGGTTTTGGTGGATCGCTATCCTACTTG GGGCGATGTTGTTCAAATAGACACTTGGGTAACTGCTTCAGGGAAGAATGGTATGCGGCGTGATTGGCTTGTCTGTGATAGTAATACTGGGGATATATTGATGAGAGCTTCCAG CTTATGGGTGATGATGAATAAAGAAACGAGGAAATTATCTAAAATGCCAGATAAGGTTCGAACTGAAATTGAAGGTGTTTTTGTGGATTCGCCTCCGCTTCTTGATGGGGACAGCAGGAAGTTACCAAAACTTGATGAGACGACAGCAGACAACACTCGTACTGGTTTATCT CCAGGATGGAGCGATTTAGATGTGAACCAGCACGTTAATAATGTCAAGTACATTGGCTGGATTCTTGAG ATTTTGGGACAATGTGTTTTGTTGCAGAGCGTACCCATTCAAATACTGGAGGGTTATGAGCTTGCTGGGATGACATTGGAGTACCGACGGGAGTGCAGAAGGGAGAGTGTGCTGCAAGCTCTCACTTCCGTACTGCAAAATGCAGATAGTGATTTGGCCAACTCCAGCAACGTTGAGTGTCAGCATTTGCTTAGACTGGAGAGCGGTGAAGATGTTGTGAAGGGAATGACTGAATGGAGGCCGAGATTTGCCAACAGAATCAACAACAATGGGCAATTCCCAGAAGTTATGTAG
- the LOC132640966 gene encoding palmitoyl-acyl carrier protein thioesterase, chloroplastic-like isoform X2, which yields MMLVTAATGAFFSVANHSPESRGVNSKKSSFGSLQVNSNSPRRTVLNQLPDWSTAITTASLAQRMMLDWKHKHNDTFGLGKLIQDGFVFRQSFIIRSYEVGPDRAASIQTMMNHLQETALSHAKCIVLMDAGFGSTPEMSKRNLIWVVAKMQVLVDRYPTWGDVVQIDTWVTASGKNGMRRDWLVCDSNTGDILMRASSLWVMMNKETRKLSKMPDKVRTEIEGVFVDSPPLLDGDSRKLPKLDETTADNTRTGLSPGWSDLDVNQHVNNVKYIGWILESVPIQILEGYELAGMTLEYRRECRRESVLQALTSVLQNADSDLANSSNVECQHLLRLESGEDVVKGMTEWRPRFANRINNNGQFPEVM from the exons ATGATGTTGGTAACTGCTGCTACAGGTGCATTTTTCTCTGTTGCAAATCATTCACCTGAATCACGAGGAGTCAATTCTAAGAAGTCTTCTTTTGGTAGCTTACAAGTTAACTCCAATTCTCCTCGGAGGACAGTTCTGAATCAGTTACCTGATTGGAGCACTGCCATCACTACAGCTTCTTTGGCGCAACGGATGATGCTTGATTGGAAGCACAAGCACAATGACACTTTTGGACTGGGAAAGCTCATCCAAGATGGCTTTGTTTTTCGTCAAAGTTTCATCATCAGGTCTTATGAAGTAGGACCTGATAGGGCCGCATCTATACAAACCATGATGAATCATTTGCAG GAAACCGCTCTAAGCCACGCAAAGTGTATAGTACTCATGGATGCTGGATTTGGTTCAACTCCAGAAATGTCCAAGAGAAATTTGATTTGGGTTGTAGCAAAGATGCAGGTTTTGGTGGATCGCTATCCTACTTG GGGCGATGTTGTTCAAATAGACACTTGGGTAACTGCTTCAGGGAAGAATGGTATGCGGCGTGATTGGCTTGTCTGTGATAGTAATACTGGGGATATATTGATGAGAGCTTCCAG CTTATGGGTGATGATGAATAAAGAAACGAGGAAATTATCTAAAATGCCAGATAAGGTTCGAACTGAAATTGAAGGTGTTTTTGTGGATTCGCCTCCGCTTCTTGATGGGGACAGCAGGAAGTTACCAAAACTTGATGAGACGACAGCAGACAACACTCGTACTGGTTTATCT CCAGGATGGAGCGATTTAGATGTGAACCAGCACGTTAATAATGTCAAGTACATTGGCTGGATTCTTGAG AGCGTACCCATTCAAATACTGGAGGGTTATGAGCTTGCTGGGATGACATTGGAGTACCGACGGGAGTGCAGAAGGGAGAGTGTGCTGCAAGCTCTCACTTCCGTACTGCAAAATGCAGATAGTGATTTGGCCAACTCCAGCAACGTTGAGTGTCAGCATTTGCTTAGACTGGAGAGCGGTGAAGATGTTGTGAAGGGAATGACTGAATGGAGGCCGAGATTTGCCAACAGAATCAACAACAATGGGCAATTCCCAGAAGTTATGTAG
- the LOC132640966 gene encoding palmitoyl-acyl carrier protein thioesterase, chloroplastic-like isoform X3 codes for MMLDWKHKHNDTFGLGKLIQDGFVFRQSFIIRSYEVGPDRAASIQTMMNHLQETALSHAKCIVLMDAGFGSTPEMSKRNLIWVVAKMQVLVDRYPTWGDVVQIDTWVTASGKNGMRRDWLVCDSNTGDILMRASSLWVMMNKETRKLSKMPDKVRTEIEGVFVDSPPLLDGDSRKLPKLDETTADNTRTGLSPGWSDLDVNQHVNNVKYIGWILEILGQCVLLQSVPIQILEGYELAGMTLEYRRECRRESVLQALTSVLQNADSDLANSSNVECQHLLRLESGEDVVKGMTEWRPRFANRINNNGQFPEVM; via the exons ATGATGCTTGATTGGAAGCACAAGCACAATGACACTTTTGGACTGGGAAAGCTCATCCAAGATGGCTTTGTTTTTCGTCAAAGTTTCATCATCAGGTCTTATGAAGTAGGACCTGATAGGGCCGCATCTATACAAACCATGATGAATCATTTGCAG GAAACCGCTCTAAGCCACGCAAAGTGTATAGTACTCATGGATGCTGGATTTGGTTCAACTCCAGAAATGTCCAAGAGAAATTTGATTTGGGTTGTAGCAAAGATGCAGGTTTTGGTGGATCGCTATCCTACTTG GGGCGATGTTGTTCAAATAGACACTTGGGTAACTGCTTCAGGGAAGAATGGTATGCGGCGTGATTGGCTTGTCTGTGATAGTAATACTGGGGATATATTGATGAGAGCTTCCAG CTTATGGGTGATGATGAATAAAGAAACGAGGAAATTATCTAAAATGCCAGATAAGGTTCGAACTGAAATTGAAGGTGTTTTTGTGGATTCGCCTCCGCTTCTTGATGGGGACAGCAGGAAGTTACCAAAACTTGATGAGACGACAGCAGACAACACTCGTACTGGTTTATCT CCAGGATGGAGCGATTTAGATGTGAACCAGCACGTTAATAATGTCAAGTACATTGGCTGGATTCTTGAG ATTTTGGGACAATGTGTTTTGTTGCAGAGCGTACCCATTCAAATACTGGAGGGTTATGAGCTTGCTGGGATGACATTGGAGTACCGACGGGAGTGCAGAAGGGAGAGTGTGCTGCAAGCTCTCACTTCCGTACTGCAAAATGCAGATAGTGATTTGGCCAACTCCAGCAACGTTGAGTGTCAGCATTTGCTTAGACTGGAGAGCGGTGAAGATGTTGTGAAGGGAATGACTGAATGGAGGCCGAGATTTGCCAACAGAATCAACAACAATGGGCAATTCCCAGAAGTTATGTAG